In Deltaproteobacteria bacterium, one genomic interval encodes:
- a CDS encoding trimethylamine methyltransferase family protein has product MITQSQFLSPEEQQIIHDDSLKILAEVGALFHSDRALDILAKNGARVDKAGKIARIPEEMVSQALKTAPKSFVLGARVPENDFSLPSTYSGHVLDNGGIFTRDFITGERRNANFQDHRDFLRVFDEMKLAAVVWGTTIHEFPNHSAGIRTDLTSFMYSSLHIQNELGGPEEVPYLIEGLEAILGSADAVKERKIYSVVYCTLAPLVHEGHMCDAYLDLIQYHQPICLFPMPCSGSTGPASLYSNIAQGNAEALSSLVLFQMAEPGCPIIFGDASGSTDFASGNFVEGSPEMVLQTAARGEMARFYGLPNEQAGCLTDAKDHGPQAILEKVVTTLPLAMSGADLIQGPGALETSNMMTLEQIVVDDEIACFCKRIRDGIDISPAKGYLGDIREVGPNGHFLMQPNTLSACRSSEFMIPALCDRNTFEQWVDLGRPDIYDRARERVEEILASPQKNPLPEDVAGKLEDIMRKADEGLK; this is encoded by the coding sequence ATGATTACACAGAGTCAGTTTTTATCTCCGGAAGAACAGCAGATCATTCACGATGACAGCTTAAAAATATTAGCTGAGGTAGGGGCGCTGTTTCACAGCGACCGTGCCCTGGATATCCTAGCCAAAAACGGTGCCAGGGTAGACAAAGCCGGCAAAATAGCCAGAATTCCGGAGGAGATGGTGTCACAGGCCTTGAAAACAGCGCCCAAATCCTTTGTTCTCGGCGCCAGGGTGCCGGAAAACGACTTTTCCCTGCCGTCCACCTACAGTGGTCATGTGCTGGACAACGGCGGAATTTTCACCCGTGACTTTATAACCGGTGAACGGCGTAATGCCAACTTCCAGGATCACAGGGATTTCCTGCGGGTCTTTGATGAGATGAAGCTGGCTGCGGTTGTCTGGGGCACCACGATTCACGAATTTCCCAACCACTCGGCCGGTATCCGTACAGACCTGACTTCTTTTATGTATTCTTCTCTCCACATCCAGAATGAATTGGGCGGTCCCGAAGAAGTGCCCTATCTCATCGAAGGACTGGAAGCCATCCTGGGGAGTGCCGATGCGGTCAAGGAGCGCAAGATCTATTCGGTGGTTTACTGTACCCTGGCGCCCCTGGTGCACGAGGGCCATATGTGTGACGCCTATTTGGACCTAATTCAGTACCACCAGCCCATTTGCCTGTTTCCCATGCCTTGTTCCGGCTCCACCGGGCCGGCCAGCCTGTACAGCAACATCGCCCAGGGCAATGCCGAAGCGCTTTCATCCCTGGTGCTCTTCCAGATGGCCGAACCAGGCTGTCCCATCATCTTCGGAGATGCGTCCGGCAGCACAGACTTTGCATCCGGGAATTTTGTGGAAGGCTCTCCCGAAATGGTGCTGCAGACGGCCGCCAGGGGTGAGATGGCCAGGTTTTACGGTCTGCCCAACGAGCAGGCGGGCTGTTTGACCGATGCCAAGGATCACGGTCCCCAGGCCATTCTAGAAAAAGTGGTCACCACCCTGCCCTTGGCCATGAGTGGAGCGGATCTTATTCAGGGTCCCGGCGCTCTGGAAACCAGCAATATGATGACCTTGGAGCAGATCGTAGTGGATGACGAGATCGCTTGTTTCTGCAAGCGCATTCGGGACGGCATAGACATATCGCCAGCCAAGGGTTATTTAGGAGATATAAGAGAAGTGGGGCCTAACGGGCATTTCCTGATGCAGCCTAACACTCTTTCCGCCTGCCGTAGCAGCGAATTTATGATACCGGCCCTGTGTGATCGCAACACCTTCGAGCAGTGGGTTGATTTAGGGCGACCGGATATCTATGACCGGGCCAGAGAGCGTGTGGAGGAGATTCTGGCATCCCCTCAGAAAAACCCACTGCCGGAGGACGTTGCCGGCAAATTGGAAGATATCATGCGCAAAGCAGATGAAGGATTGAAATAG
- a CDS encoding FAD-binding oxidoreductase: protein MTHFANIKVTPYWMDPHPTKKRYADREMPNKTDVLVVGSGYTGVVTALLLKKAGVDVTLIDKERIGSEASAKNGGMVLSGLSVSLFKVLKKFGQEKLVRFFRESLESIDCVERLVGEGNIDCHFARNGFLEAAFKPAHYEGLKVEQEFLATKLNHTTSLVGPEDMRAEIGSDFYHGGLVEPMSAGLHPAKYIAGLIRMADEAGVDLHEGVEAHQIDKVGGKMKVFTNRGTVAADHVVVGTNGYTTNVTPWQMRRVVPVESFMIATQELPAEIAKGLVPKDRMIFDTKRFLYYFRLSPDGKRMLFGGRPKQAWKTAIHKAKAMRKEMLKVYPQLEKYVIDYCWFGKVCFTVDRFPIIGQRGGMAYAMGYCGHGVAMATYLGFKLSEMILGKGLNTVFADKKSIPIPLYRGYPWFLPMAHNYFRFLDRIK, encoded by the coding sequence ATGACTCATTTTGCGAACATTAAAGTGACACCGTACTGGATGGACCCTCATCCAACAAAGAAACGGTATGCCGACCGGGAAATGCCGAACAAAACCGATGTCCTGGTTGTGGGCAGCGGCTATACCGGCGTGGTTACGGCGCTTCTGCTGAAGAAAGCGGGCGTGGACGTCACCTTGATAGATAAAGAAAGAATCGGCTCCGAAGCCAGTGCCAAGAACGGGGGCATGGTGCTCAGCGGCCTGAGCGTCAGTCTTTTTAAGGTTCTGAAAAAATTCGGGCAGGAAAAATTGGTGCGTTTTTTCAGGGAATCGCTTGAATCCATAGACTGCGTTGAAAGGCTGGTGGGCGAGGGAAACATCGATTGCCACTTTGCCAGAAACGGATTTCTGGAGGCAGCCTTCAAGCCCGCCCACTACGAGGGGCTGAAGGTCGAACAGGAATTTCTGGCCACAAAACTCAATCACACCACCTCGCTGGTCGGACCTGAGGATATGCGCGCCGAGATCGGATCGGACTTTTACCACGGCGGACTGGTCGAACCCATGAGTGCCGGCTTACACCCGGCCAAATATATTGCCGGTTTGATACGCATGGCCGATGAGGCCGGCGTAGACCTGCACGAAGGGGTAGAAGCCCACCAAATCGACAAGGTTGGGGGGAAAATGAAAGTGTTCACCAACCGGGGGACCGTTGCGGCGGACCACGTGGTTGTCGGCACAAACGGCTACACCACCAACGTAACTCCCTGGCAAATGCGCCGTGTCGTTCCGGTCGAAAGCTTTATGATTGCCACGCAGGAACTGCCGGCGGAAATCGCCAAGGGGCTTGTGCCCAAAGACAGGATGATTTTCGATACCAAACGGTTTTTGTATTACTTCCGCCTTTCCCCCGACGGCAAACGCATGCTCTTTGGCGGGCGCCCAAAACAGGCCTGGAAGACGGCCATTCACAAGGCAAAAGCCATGCGTAAAGAAATGCTCAAGGTGTATCCGCAGCTTGAAAAATATGTCATCGACTACTGCTGGTTTGGAAAGGTCTGTTTCACCGTGGACCGTTTTCCCATTATCGGTCAACGCGGCGGGATGGCTTATGCAATGGGATATTGCGGCCACGGTGTGGCCATGGCCACCTATTTGGGCTTTAAACTTTCGGAAATGATCTTAGGCAAGGGGCTGAACACCGTATTTGCCGACAAGAAATCCATTCCGATCCCTCTATACCGGGGCTATCCATGGTTTCTGCCAATGGCGCACAACTATTTCAGGTTCCTCGACCGGATCAAATAG
- a CDS encoding 4Fe-4S dicluster domain-containing protein has product MSGKNRLSVDDKMAFVKIKTHKDAHIVVKKELCRECTTRPCLVVCSAENYQWDGKREELVFNYEGCLECGACRIICPRDAIQWSYPMGGYGVKYRFG; this is encoded by the coding sequence ATGAGTGGAAAAAATAGGTTGTCTGTCGATGACAAAATGGCCTTTGTAAAAATCAAAACCCACAAGGACGCCCACATCGTTGTAAAAAAGGAACTGTGCCGCGAGTGCACAACCCGTCCCTGCCTGGTCGTTTGCAGTGCCGAGAATTACCAATGGGATGGGAAAAGAGAAGAGCTGGTATTCAATTACGAAGGCTGCCTCGAATGCGGGGCCTGCCGCATCATCTGCCCCAGGGACGCCATCCAATGGTCCTATCCAATGGGCGGCTACGGGGTAAAATACCGCTTTGGCTAA
- a CDS encoding FAD-dependent oxidoreductase codes for MDKVTCIVVGAGPAGSACALALARKGVETVLFERGRVPGEKNVSSFVLYAAELKRLIPDFRKDLPFERMVVRTDQVYLGPNDSKALTSHNYRWVDDPIAFTAFRRKFDAWFAKKAVDAGVQLMSGMKVGDLIKDGDQVVGVKVGEEELYADVVVGADGYHTVVGEKSGLVTTWKPERCYLAVKEVLDLPAAVINERFQLTDGIACEQGIYCYRLNELDIFSATMYTNRDSISLAVFARLDELQQKHIRLHEQLDKLKEHPYVNNLIKGAVLREYQAHILSDGGRIPPENLYGDGVILCGEAGGITATTTGMGVPTCILSGMMAAETIGDAVKKQDFSKRSLKHYVRYLDTTALLGMIHRSRRESDYYAGPNRSASTCEMETAADLYNRWWLTDVQYLSEPFFSLPIELYLGIGQFRLPVWLRWPVTFFIKLCLFPARFAEAIKRKTRSRYYEWKK; via the coding sequence ATGGATAAAGTAACTTGCATCGTGGTCGGTGCCGGCCCTGCCGGTTCGGCCTGTGCACTTGCTCTGGCCCGCAAGGGGGTCGAGACCGTTCTGTTCGAGCGGGGACGGGTGCCGGGTGAAAAGAATGTGTCTTCTTTTGTACTGTATGCGGCTGAGTTAAAACGCTTGATTCCGGATTTCAGAAAGGATCTGCCTTTTGAAAGAATGGTCGTGCGTACGGACCAGGTGTATCTGGGCCCAAACGATTCCAAGGCGCTTACAAGCCACAACTACCGCTGGGTCGATGACCCGATAGCATTTACCGCCTTCAGAAGAAAGTTCGATGCCTGGTTTGCAAAGAAGGCCGTTGATGCCGGCGTTCAGCTAATGAGCGGCATGAAGGTGGGCGACTTGATTAAAGACGGCGACCAGGTGGTCGGGGTCAAAGTGGGAGAAGAAGAACTGTATGCCGATGTGGTCGTGGGTGCGGACGGTTATCACACCGTTGTCGGTGAAAAATCCGGACTGGTTACGACCTGGAAACCTGAACGGTGTTATCTGGCTGTCAAGGAGGTGCTCGACCTTCCCGCCGCTGTCATCAACGAACGCTTCCAGCTGACAGACGGCATCGCCTGCGAGCAGGGCATCTACTGCTACCGGTTGAATGAATTGGATATATTTTCAGCAACAATGTACACCAACAGGGACAGCATTTCCCTGGCGGTTTTTGCCCGCCTGGATGAACTGCAACAGAAGCATATCCGGCTGCATGAGCAGCTGGATAAACTCAAAGAGCACCCTTATGTCAACAACCTTATCAAAGGTGCTGTGCTACGGGAATACCAGGCCCACATTTTGTCCGACGGCGGCAGGATACCGCCGGAGAACCTTTACGGAGACGGGGTGATTCTCTGTGGTGAGGCCGGCGGCATTACAGCCACCACTACCGGTATGGGGGTGCCTACCTGTATCCTGTCCGGAATGATGGCGGCGGAAACCATCGGAGATGCCGTTAAAAAGCAAGACTTCAGCAAACGCAGCTTAAAACATTATGTCAGGTACCTAGACACTACGGCCTTACTTGGCATGATACACAGAAGCCGGAGGGAAAGCGACTACTATGCCGGCCCGAACAGATCCGCTTCGACTTGCGAGATGGAAACAGCGGCTGATCTTTACAACCGGTGGTGGCTTACGGATGTACAGTATCTTTCCGAGCCTTTCTTTTCTCTGCCGATTGAACTCTATTTAGGCATCGGACAATTCAGATTGCCCGTGTGGCTGCGCTGGCCGGTCACTTTTTTTATTAAACTATGCCTTTTCCCGGCACGATTTGCCGAAGCGATTAAGAGAAAAACGAGGAGCCGATATTATGAGTGGAAAAAATAG
- a CDS encoding MATE family efflux transporter: MNHSHLKKILILGAPLLAGLVSEFLMVLADSVMVGRLGTDYLAAIGIATIFGELLWVIVWPLAPGTQSIASRRFGRQKKEADRNPATLKALKKRTGETLDNALIVSVVVGCGAIAVGLFAKPILNMLLDDKDLIPLAYAYIATLKWAMPLACVFYAIYGFLAAVNQTKIIMVATIGLNLVNVVFNYMFIFGKFGFPALGIMGAALGTVIAQSLGTVFLVGYALLATDVRPYHCLTFTNLRGDIINGILRSASPIIAQLGSALFIFLYYESMIANLDILYLAATHIVFTIFVLKRTMVGGFAEGGSILVGNALGEEKKREAVRYAYASEVIAILIGVVMFGLIFFFPDHIVRVFNADAALVEAGSKALRFFAPFLLIEAVGFPFEVIFTHNGWGRYVLISEIATNVVCIIGCTLLFTRVFDFGIYGAWSAFALYLVFHSLFMFAGFFSRKWTQIQVDHEWLDAATKPVYSP; the protein is encoded by the coding sequence ATGAATCACAGCCATTTAAAAAAAATACTTATTCTGGGAGCGCCCCTTTTAGCCGGACTCGTGTCGGAATTTCTAATGGTCCTTGCCGACTCTGTCATGGTGGGGAGGCTGGGAACCGATTACCTGGCAGCCATCGGCATCGCCACCATCTTCGGTGAACTGCTGTGGGTGATCGTTTGGCCCCTGGCGCCGGGAACCCAGTCCATTGCCTCTCGACGGTTCGGCCGACAAAAGAAAGAAGCTGACCGGAATCCAGCCACCCTGAAAGCCTTGAAAAAGCGCACCGGCGAGACCCTGGACAACGCCCTCATCGTGTCTGTCGTGGTCGGGTGCGGCGCCATTGCCGTTGGCCTGTTTGCAAAACCCATATTAAACATGCTCTTAGACGACAAGGACTTGATACCGCTGGCCTATGCCTATATCGCCACCCTCAAATGGGCCATGCCGCTTGCTTGCGTTTTTTATGCCATCTATGGCTTTCTGGCAGCGGTCAACCAAACCAAGATCATCATGGTGGCGACGATCGGTCTGAACCTGGTGAACGTCGTGTTCAACTACATGTTTATTTTTGGTAAATTCGGGTTCCCGGCTTTAGGTATTATGGGCGCGGCATTGGGAACGGTCATCGCCCAAAGCCTGGGCACGGTCTTTCTGGTCGGATATGCCCTGTTGGCAACAGATGTAAGGCCCTATCATTGCCTGACGTTTACAAATCTGCGTGGGGATATCATCAACGGCATTCTGCGTTCAGCAAGCCCCATTATCGCCCAATTGGGTTCGGCCCTTTTCATATTCCTCTATTATGAATCCATGATCGCCAACCTCGACATCCTGTATCTGGCTGCAACGCACATCGTATTTACCATATTCGTCCTGAAAAGGACCATGGTGGGCGGCTTTGCCGAAGGCGGTTCCATCCTGGTGGGTAATGCCCTGGGAGAAGAAAAGAAAAGGGAAGCCGTTCGCTATGCCTATGCTTCGGAAGTCATCGCCATCCTGATCGGTGTCGTAATGTTTGGGCTGATCTTCTTTTTCCCAGATCACATCGTGCGTGTCTTCAATGCGGATGCCGCTCTGGTGGAAGCCGGGTCAAAGGCCCTGCGGTTTTTTGCCCCGTTTTTACTCATTGAGGCGGTCGGGTTTCCTTTTGAGGTTATTTTTACCCACAACGGTTGGGGGCGCTATGTACTCATATCCGAAATTGCCACCAATGTTGTGTGTATCATTGGCTGCACCCTTTTGTTCACGCGGGTGTTCGATTTCGGAATCTACGGAGCCTGGAGCGCCTTTGCCCTTTACCTGGTTTTTCACAGCCTGTTCATGTTCGCCGGCTTCTTTTCCAGAAAATGGACCCAAATCCAAGTGGACCATGAGTGGTTGGATGCGGCAACAAAACCGGTATATTCACCCTGA
- a CDS encoding alanine racemase, whose product MGPSNEDLQRSLSHLLSHPVPELSADKLKAFVAPYFEQRGRFLEAVRTHGSPLYLLDTAVLKARADRLKAAFENVFSPVGFYYAVKSNNHPDVARCLLARGFGLDVSSGLELKMALELDAREIVFSGPGKVGHELLLAARHADRVTILMDSPGEMERLAAVASRLKQTVNCGVRLTVNPSGLWRKFGISVDAIEDFFRTANRCPYIRLSGLQFHTSWNLSPRPQIAFIQKLGKTIGRLSPAHRKAIEFIDIGGGYWPEEGEWLHPDATPPGRARQALGYAPECPASHHCLPAVPIESVAEQLGAAIHEHLFSILPGRICIEPGRWLSHEAMHLLVTVADKKAPDLVITDAGTNAIGWERFESDYFPLLNLTRPSLTETPCHILGSLCTPHDVWGYFYFGTAIETGDILMVPNQGAYTYSLRQNFIKPLPKVVTAD is encoded by the coding sequence ATGGGCCCGTCCAACGAAGATTTGCAGCGCTCCCTGAGCCATCTCTTATCCCATCCTGTGCCTGAATTGTCGGCAGATAAGCTTAAGGCCTTTGTCGCCCCTTATTTTGAACAGCGCGGGCGCTTCCTGGAAGCTGTCCGAACCCACGGCTCCCCCCTCTACCTGCTGGACACCGCCGTGCTGAAGGCCAGAGCCGATCGACTCAAAGCCGCCTTTGAAAATGTCTTTTCACCAGTGGGCTTTTACTATGCCGTAAAGAGCAACAACCACCCCGATGTGGCCAGATGCCTGCTGGCGCGCGGCTTTGGCCTGGATGTCTCCAGCGGGCTTGAGCTCAAAATGGCCCTTGAGCTGGATGCCAGGGAGATCGTCTTCAGCGGTCCGGGAAAAGTTGGCCATGAACTGCTTCTGGCAGCAAGGCATGCCGACAGGGTGACCATCCTGATGGACAGTCCGGGTGAGATGGAGCGCTTGGCAGCGGTGGCATCCAGGCTGAAGCAGACGGTGAACTGCGGCGTGCGCCTGACCGTGAATCCCAGTGGACTTTGGCGCAAATTCGGTATCTCCGTGGACGCGATCGAGGATTTCTTCCGGACGGCGAACCGCTGCCCATACATCCGCTTGAGCGGGCTGCAATTTCATACCAGCTGGAACCTGTCCCCCCGCCCCCAGATCGCCTTTATCCAAAAGCTCGGCAAGACCATCGGAAGACTGTCACCCGCCCATAGGAAGGCCATTGAATTTATCGATATCGGCGGCGGTTATTGGCCCGAAGAAGGTGAATGGCTGCACCCCGATGCCACCCCGCCCGGACGCGCAAGACAGGCATTGGGGTATGCACCGGAGTGCCCCGCATCCCACCACTGTCTCCCGGCCGTTCCCATAGAAAGCGTCGCCGAACAGCTGGGCGCAGCCATCCATGAACATCTTTTTTCCATATTGCCTGGCCGCATCTGTATTGAACCCGGCCGTTGGCTCAGTCATGAAGCCATGCACCTTTTGGTCACCGTGGCAGACAAAAAAGCGCCGGACCTGGTGATCACCGATGCCGGAACCAACGCCATTGGCTGGGAGCGCTTTGAAAGCGACTACTTTCCATTGCTAAACCTGACCCGCCCTTCGCTGACGGAAACCCCATGTCACATCCTGGGTTCCCTATGCACACCCCACGATGTATGGGGCTACTTCTACTTTGGCACGGCCATCGAGACAGGTGACATCCTGATGGTTCCCAACCAGGGGGCCTACACCTACAGCCTGAGACAAAACTTCATCAAACCGCTGCCCAAGGTTGTAACCGCCGACTGA
- a CDS encoding ATP-grasp domain-containing protein gives MNHSFGSGSPVSQPDLRILVVGTTPDYIEWIQHSCPRQALFFTDAKVRRAATEGSPEPSDELCCDLTDYRGALGLLEKHLRIHGLALEGIACFDCESMELTAVLAEHFSLPYPSVKAVRNCRDKLTAKHLWLKHGLSTAPAAIVGSADEAIDFFRTVGGPVVLKPTNGSGSELVFECTDAQACADRYDQIHKGLQERCKHRLYRSLIPAVGPLIMAEGFIEGHEYSCDFILQDGRARVIRLARKIKSPTEPFGTILGYLLPAQLPVWVSEKRFNRLLYQCAAALGLERAVCMLDFIISGDTIVLLELAPRPGGDCLPFLLRCGYGLDILKLQIDFSRQQIEPPPPLSSAKRLVGVRVLARRSGTLRSVDVDTVASDPRVMEIHVIQQPGHRITLPPADYESWLLGHMIFAPDDSADIHAQCNQLLDRIPVEVA, from the coding sequence ATGAATCACAGTTTTGGTTCAGGCAGCCCAGTTTCGCAGCCTGATCTCAGGATCCTGGTGGTCGGCACCACGCCGGACTATATCGAGTGGATCCAGCATTCCTGCCCGCGACAGGCTCTCTTTTTCACCGACGCAAAGGTTCGCCGCGCGGCCACCGAAGGATCTCCGGAGCCTTCCGACGAGCTGTGCTGCGACCTGACCGATTACCGTGGGGCGCTCGGACTGCTTGAAAAACACCTCAGAATACACGGCCTGGCCCTAGAGGGAATTGCCTGCTTTGACTGCGAATCCATGGAACTGACGGCAGTGTTGGCGGAGCACTTTTCATTGCCCTATCCGTCGGTGAAGGCCGTACGCAACTGCCGCGACAAATTAACGGCCAAACATCTTTGGCTGAAACACGGATTAAGCACGGCGCCTGCTGCCATCGTTGGATCGGCAGACGAGGCCATCGATTTTTTCAGAACGGTCGGCGGTCCTGTGGTGCTCAAACCAACCAACGGCAGCGGCAGTGAATTGGTCTTCGAATGCACCGATGCGCAAGCCTGCGCGGATCGTTATGATCAAATTCATAAAGGCTTGCAGGAACGCTGCAAACACAGACTCTACAGATCCTTGATACCGGCTGTCGGTCCTTTGATCATGGCCGAAGGGTTTATAGAAGGGCATGAGTATAGCTGTGACTTTATTTTGCAGGATGGACGAGCCCGGGTTATCCGTCTGGCCCGAAAAATAAAATCGCCGACCGAACCGTTCGGTACAATTTTGGGTTATTTACTGCCCGCACAACTGCCTGTATGGGTGAGTGAAAAGCGTTTTAACCGACTTTTATATCAATGTGCAGCGGCCCTGGGGCTCGAACGTGCCGTGTGTATGCTCGATTTTATTATCAGTGGGGATACCATCGTTCTGCTGGAACTGGCTCCTCGACCGGGAGGGGACTGTTTGCCCTTTTTACTGCGCTGCGGATACGGTCTGGACATACTCAAGTTGCAGATCGATTTTTCCCGGCAGCAAATCGAGCCGCCGCCACCGCTTTCCTCGGCAAAACGCCTGGTGGGGGTAAGGGTGCTGGCCAGGCGCAGCGGTACGCTCAGAAGTGTCGACGTCGACACCGTCGCAAGCGACCCGCGCGTAATGGAAATACATGTGATTCAACAGCCTGGCCACCGGATCACCTTGCCACCCGCGGATTATGAATCATGGCTTCTGGGACACATGATCTTTGCTCCGGATGACAGCGCGGATATTCACGCCCAGTGCAACCAACTTTTAGACCGCATCCCGGTGGAGGTGGCCTGA
- a CDS encoding GNAT family N-acetyltransferase, translating into MIPKIHVCNDLDRAESLWKRQWPRQCIFDLWPVRECFQRHYHHQPHFLVATRGHRVCGLLALSWIDEEDCFGHFPGEVWHGQTWLEQNKIVAADSASARALLDQMPQGTQIRYLCPNHRLEMARRTTEDEVGYLFFPGQYQFAMQGYWNTFTGKSRKKLNSEINHLKSSGISFRHNHAPDLEWMFRLNLEYYKDKSYFYDTRFLGAFESLAAWLLANDMLRVTTVLIGGRVAAVDMGAVWNNTYSVLAGGTHADFPGVAKMINLHHLEWACDRKIALVDFLCGDFNWKQRFHLTPRPLFQIQRPHTMEIRHESQFWFRQPSFAA; encoded by the coding sequence ATGATTCCCAAAATTCACGTGTGTAATGATCTCGACAGGGCCGAATCACTGTGGAAGCGGCAATGGCCCCGGCAGTGCATCTTCGACCTTTGGCCGGTCCGGGAGTGTTTTCAGCGGCACTATCACCATCAGCCCCACTTTCTAGTCGCCACCCGGGGGCATCGGGTATGTGGCCTGCTTGCATTGAGCTGGATCGACGAAGAAGACTGTTTCGGCCACTTTCCCGGCGAGGTGTGGCACGGACAAACGTGGCTTGAACAAAACAAAATCGTTGCTGCCGATTCCGCGTCTGCCAGAGCGCTTCTGGACCAGATGCCCCAGGGTACGCAGATCCGTTATCTATGCCCGAACCACCGGCTGGAAATGGCACGCCGAACGACCGAGGACGAGGTCGGCTATCTCTTCTTTCCCGGTCAATACCAGTTTGCAATGCAGGGCTACTGGAACACGTTTACCGGCAAATCGCGGAAAAAACTGAACAGTGAGATCAACCATCTTAAAAGCAGCGGCATCTCATTTCGGCACAACCACGCGCCTGATCTGGAATGGATGTTTCGCCTGAACCTGGAGTACTATAAAGACAAATCTTACTTTTACGACACTCGTTTTTTAGGTGCCTTCGAGAGCTTGGCCGCATGGCTTCTGGCCAACGACATGTTGCGGGTCACCACCGTTTTGATAGGAGGCCGTGTGGCAGCGGTTGACATGGGAGCCGTCTGGAACAACACCTACTCCGTGCTTGCCGGAGGAACCCACGCAGATTTTCCAGGGGTGGCAAAAATGATCAATCTGCACCACCTTGAGTGGGCCTGCGACCGGAAGATCGCCCTGGTAGATTTTCTTTGCGGTGATTTTAACTGGAAGCAGCGCTTTCACCTTACCCCCCGACCACTTTTCCAGATACAACGGCCGCATACCATGGAGATCCGGCATGAATCACAGTTTTGGTTCAGGCAGCCCAGTTTCGCAGCCTGA
- a CDS encoding sigma-54 dependent transcriptional regulator → MIIRVALAIEDNRLLGYLERKLSASDVRIEAIGGHQAVWEKLMRSACDVIIINEALIPGATEDGIIMLNDLPENPTTIVILDRDVAEDHAQLTAAGADLVLYGGISKKSMSEAIETALDSRRQYIQGRRFDRRGASEPKLADFVSESRAMQLFMEDVQQVIANDTPILLLGETGVGKEHLAKAIHAQSPRSAGPFITVNMAAMPDQLLESELFGHEQGAFTGAIRYRRGAFELAHGGTIFLDEIGEMPLHLQTKLLGVLQNYEVKPVGGETTIGLDVRVIAATNQNLEERINNGSFRQDLYYRLSVLTLDIPPLRHRREDIPAMVRRFVAYYRYKIGREINTVQDRALKALCEYDWPGNVRELMNVVERAILLSKTDEIGMAELPQAFHGDTTDDLNLFSGPSIDWQALFEKTLPEVQQIALEMVERRYLRSVLQKTQGKINVTAKIAGIHPRGLYNKMKRYGLNKEDFK, encoded by the coding sequence GTGATAATAAGGGTTGCACTGGCGATTGAGGACAATCGGTTGCTCGGCTATCTGGAGCGCAAGCTTTCAGCTTCGGACGTACGCATCGAAGCCATTGGGGGGCATCAAGCTGTGTGGGAAAAGCTGATGCGAAGCGCCTGTGATGTTATCATTATCAACGAAGCGCTGATCCCTGGAGCGACTGAAGACGGCATAATAATGCTCAACGACTTGCCGGAAAATCCTACCACCATTGTGATTCTGGACAGAGATGTGGCCGAGGACCACGCACAGCTGACAGCCGCCGGTGCCGATTTGGTCCTCTATGGCGGCATATCCAAAAAAAGCATGTCTGAAGCGATTGAAACCGCGTTGGATTCCAGGCGCCAATATATCCAGGGCCGGCGATTTGACCGCCGCGGAGCATCGGAGCCCAAGCTTGCCGATTTTGTGTCGGAGAGCCGTGCGATGCAGCTGTTCATGGAAGATGTACAGCAGGTCATTGCCAACGATACGCCCATTTTGCTTTTGGGTGAAACAGGGGTAGGCAAAGAGCATCTGGCCAAAGCGATCCATGCTCAAAGCCCTCGATCCGCAGGACCCTTCATAACCGTCAATATGGCGGCCATGCCCGATCAGCTACTGGAAAGCGAGTTGTTCGGCCATGAGCAGGGCGCGTTTACCGGCGCCATACGCTATCGCCGGGGCGCATTTGAATTGGCCCACGGCGGCACCATTTTTTTAGATGAGATTGGAGAGATGCCCCTGCATCTGCAAACCAAGTTGCTGGGTGTTTTACAAAACTATGAAGTCAAACCGGTGGGGGGGGAGACGACTATCGGCCTGGACGTGCGTGTCATTGCCGCCACCAATCAAAATCTGGAAGAGCGGATCAATAATGGCAGCTTCCGGCAGGATCTCTATTATCGTCTCAGCGTGCTGACGCTCGATATTCCCCCGTTGCGACATCGCAGGGAAGATATTCCAGCCATGGTGAGGCGCTTTGTGGCATATTACCGCTATAAAATAGGCCGGGAAATCAACACGGTCCAGGATCGGGCCCTCAAGGCCCTGTGTGAATACGACTGGCCGGGAAACGTCCGGGAATTGATGAATGTGGTCGAACGCGCTATCCTGCTCAGCAAGACCGACGAAATCGGCATGGCCGAACTGCCCCAAGCCTTTCATGGGGATACCACCGATGACCTGAACCTCTTTTCAGGGCCGTCTATCGATTGGCAGGCATTGTTTGAGAAAACCCTTCCCGAAGTTCAGCAAATTGCCTTGGAGATGGTGGAGCGGCGCTATTTGAGGTCGGTGCTGCAAAAAACCCAGGGTAAAATCAATGTAACCGCTAAAATTGCCGGGATTCATCCCCGCGGCCTGTATAACAAAATGAAACGGTATGGATTGAACAAGGAAGATTTCAAGTGA